One Deltaproteobacteria bacterium genomic region harbors:
- a CDS encoding cyclic nucleotide-binding domain-containing protein, giving the protein MLTTVEKVLFLKSIDLFARIPGEDLAQISVITEEVTFEDGEAIFEEGELGDALFLVVSGKVKVHKGSREVARLGAGECFGEMAILDSAPRSASVSAIDDVDCLKIAREDFYDILGEKPEIAQGIIRVLTARLRRTLDDVAGSRAS; this is encoded by the coding sequence ATGCTGACCACCGTCGAGAAAGTCCTCTTCCTGAAGTCGATCGATCTCTTCGCCCGGATCCCGGGCGAGGATCTGGCGCAGATCAGCGTGATCACCGAGGAGGTCACCTTCGAGGACGGCGAGGCGATCTTCGAGGAGGGCGAGCTGGGCGACGCGCTCTTCCTGGTCGTCTCGGGGAAGGTGAAGGTGCACAAGGGCAGCCGGGAGGTCGCGCGCCTCGGGGCCGGCGAGTGCTTCGGCGAGATGGCCATCCTCGACAGCGCGCCGCGCTCGGCCTCGGTGAGCGCCATCGACGACGTCGACTGCCTGAAGATCGCCCGCGAGGACTTCTACGACATCCTCGGCGAGAAGCCGGAGATCGCCCAGGGCATCATCCGGGTCCTCACGGCCCGGCTGCGGCGAACCCTGGACGACGTGGCAGGCTCGCGAGCTTCCTGA
- a CDS encoding Npt1/Npt2 family nucleotide transporter, with the protein MASSATGFLYAVLKIRSHELRATALHFFYLLNVVGVIIIGRTVASSLFLTRYDPALLPWMYVASAAAVSAASWIYSRLTAGTRLDRLILATTLILLGAILCARVAIGVELPGVLALLYVLVEVMGSLLIIQFWSFANTVHNTREAKRLFGVIGAGGVLANIIVGFGSAALVATLGTENLLFVMALALVMVAAMVVLLGRSGRQQLLAAQVRGAGGTKKKSALAGGSARIFASKHLRIIAGMVMLTFVVTTLVDYQFKILARATYDKNELTAFFALLYGFTGLLSFFIQLFVTGRLLERFGIVAALSLLPFSLGLGSAAVFLFPSAMVAALAKGGDAVFRYTVNDATTQLLYLPVPAQSRLKAKAFIDGILKPVAYGGTGLTLALLMGSFETLKANVHWLALPSAVLCVAWIGLVLGTRSEYVKTLLETLRRRRLDLEQSPLRISDDATIQALVRSLGSDDVSEVKNALELIRHVERHDWDPVVVGLLDHESPEVRTRALAHLAHRGSLEYGAEVFRRVEDPEQTVRAEAITAYCAIGREKAIRAVQPFLEDESPEIRAAAMVGMIRFGGLDGVLAAAESLKAMLENEDPVLRRHGARVLGAIRVRNFYQPVLRLLGDPDLRVRLAAIESAGQMRSPELVLPLIYKLGSKETAPAAITALALYGAGVERTLSKVLANSGEEIAIRRNIPPVLGRLATVEAANLLARHLDEVDGLLRSRVCRALNRILYRHPGLATPRGAIERALSREARVAFEALQRLEDLELRGRALAEGGLLAAALEETAGLSRERIFLLLGVIYPTKTIEVVHAGLSSEVPAIRANALEVLDNTLTKEHRGIVLPLVDDTPVEETLEVGRGLFELEVLPASDALEQLLADPSPWVCACALRYLSDRAATTDPAVGQRALPFLDAADPLVRETAGWVAGHHLEEPEARRVLDRLAEDPSPLVRKLASLPRRPGFAAAGP; encoded by the coding sequence ATGGCGTCGTCAGCAACGGGATTCCTATACGCGGTTCTCAAGATCCGCTCGCACGAGCTCCGCGCCACCGCCCTCCACTTCTTCTACCTGCTGAACGTCGTCGGGGTGATCATCATCGGGCGGACCGTCGCGTCCTCCCTCTTCCTCACCCGCTACGATCCCGCGCTCCTGCCCTGGATGTACGTGGCCAGCGCGGCCGCGGTCTCGGCCGCCTCCTGGATCTACTCGCGCCTCACCGCGGGCACCCGCCTCGACCGGCTGATCCTCGCCACGACCCTCATCCTCCTGGGCGCCATCCTCTGCGCCCGGGTGGCGATCGGCGTGGAGCTCCCGGGGGTCCTCGCCCTCCTCTACGTGCTGGTGGAGGTGATGGGCAGCCTGCTCATCATCCAGTTCTGGTCCTTCGCCAACACGGTCCACAACACCCGCGAGGCGAAGCGCCTCTTCGGCGTCATCGGCGCCGGCGGCGTGCTGGCCAACATCATCGTCGGCTTCGGCTCCGCCGCCCTGGTCGCCACCCTCGGCACCGAGAACCTGCTCTTCGTGATGGCCCTCGCGCTGGTGATGGTCGCGGCGATGGTCGTCCTCCTCGGCCGCAGCGGCCGGCAGCAGCTCCTCGCCGCGCAGGTGCGGGGCGCCGGGGGGACGAAGAAGAAGTCGGCCCTCGCCGGCGGCAGCGCCCGGATCTTCGCCTCGAAGCACCTGCGGATCATCGCCGGGATGGTGATGCTCACCTTCGTGGTCACCACCCTGGTGGACTACCAGTTCAAGATCCTGGCCCGGGCCACCTACGACAAGAACGAGCTGACGGCCTTCTTCGCCCTGCTCTACGGCTTCACCGGGCTGCTCTCCTTCTTCATCCAGCTCTTCGTCACCGGCCGCCTCCTCGAGCGCTTCGGCATCGTGGCGGCCCTCTCGCTGCTGCCCTTCTCCCTGGGCCTGGGCAGCGCCGCGGTCTTCCTCTTCCCGAGCGCGATGGTCGCGGCCCTGGCCAAGGGCGGCGACGCGGTCTTCCGCTACACGGTCAACGACGCCACCACCCAGCTCCTCTACCTGCCGGTGCCCGCCCAGAGCCGGCTGAAGGCCAAGGCCTTCATCGACGGCATCCTCAAGCCCGTGGCCTACGGAGGGACCGGGCTGACCCTGGCCCTCCTGATGGGCAGCTTCGAGACCCTCAAGGCCAACGTGCACTGGCTCGCCCTCCCCTCGGCGGTGCTCTGCGTGGCCTGGATCGGCCTGGTGCTGGGCACCCGCTCCGAGTACGTGAAGACCCTGCTGGAGACCCTGCGCCGCCGGCGCCTGGACCTCGAGCAGAGCCCCCTGCGGATCAGCGACGACGCCACCATCCAGGCCCTGGTGCGCTCCCTGGGCAGCGACGACGTCAGCGAGGTGAAGAACGCCCTCGAGCTGATCCGCCACGTGGAGAGGCACGACTGGGATCCGGTGGTCGTGGGCCTCCTCGATCACGAGAGCCCCGAGGTCCGCACCCGGGCGCTGGCCCACCTGGCCCACCGGGGCTCCCTCGAGTACGGCGCCGAGGTCTTCCGCCGGGTCGAGGATCCGGAGCAGACGGTGCGAGCCGAGGCCATCACCGCCTACTGCGCCATCGGACGGGAGAAGGCCATCCGGGCGGTGCAGCCCTTCCTGGAGGACGAGAGCCCGGAGATCCGCGCCGCCGCGATGGTCGGGATGATCCGCTTCGGCGGCCTCGACGGGGTGCTGGCGGCCGCCGAGTCCCTCAAGGCCATGCTGGAGAACGAGGACCCCGTCCTGCGCCGGCACGGCGCGCGGGTGCTGGGCGCCATCCGGGTGCGCAACTTCTACCAGCCGGTGCTCCGCCTCCTGGGAGATCCCGATCTGCGGGTGCGCCTGGCCGCCATCGAGTCGGCGGGGCAGATGCGCAGCCCGGAGCTGGTCCTGCCGCTGATCTACAAGCTCGGCTCGAAGGAGACCGCGCCGGCGGCCATCACCGCGCTGGCCCTCTACGGCGCGGGGGTCGAGCGCACCCTCTCCAAGGTGCTGGCCAACTCCGGCGAGGAGATCGCCATCCGCCGCAACATCCCCCCGGTGCTCGGGCGCCTGGCCACCGTCGAGGCCGCCAACCTCCTGGCCCGGCACCTCGACGAGGTGGACGGCCTGCTGCGCTCGCGGGTCTGCCGGGCGCTCAACCGGATCCTCTACCGCCACCCCGGCCTCGCGACCCCGCGCGGCGCCATCGAGCGCGCGCTCTCCCGCGAGGCGCGAGTCGCCTTCGAGGCCCTCCAGCGCCTCGAGGATCTCGAGCTGCGGGGACGGGCCCTCGCCGAGGGCGGCCTCCTCGCCGCCGCGCTGGAGGAGACCGCGGGGCTCTCCCGGGAGCGGATCTTCCTGCTCCTGGGCGTGATCTACCCGACCAAGACCATCGAGGTGGTCCACGCCGGCCTCTCCTCCGAGGTGCCCGCCATCCGCGCCAACGCCCTGGAGGTCCTCGACAACACCCTGACCAAGGAGCACCGGGGCATCGTCCTGCCCCTGGTGGACGACACCCCCGTCGAGGAGACGCTGGAGGTGGGCCGGGGGCTCTTCGAGCTCGAGGTGCTGCCGGCCAGCGACGCCCTGGAGCAGCTGCTGGCCGACCCCTCCCCCTGGGTCTGCGCCTGCGCCCTGCGCTACCTCTCGGACCGCGCCGCCACCACCGATCCCGCGGTGGGCCAGCGCGCGCTCCCCTTCCTCGACGCCGCGGATCCGCTGGTGCGGGAGACCGCCGGCTGGGTCGCGGGCCACCACCTCGAGGAGCCCGAGGCGCGGCGGGTCCTCGACCGCCTGGCCGAGGATCCCAGCCCCCTGGTCAGGAAGCTCGCGAGCCTGCCACGTCGTCCAGGGTTCGCCGCAGCCGGGCCGTGA
- a CDS encoding BamA/TamA family outer membrane protein yields the protein MPLLAHLRRGALLLLLATALLLPGTPAEGAPDPRLVWRTLETPHFLIHFPDGAYAQAVAAAERLEEAHRQLVPLLNHRPARRTEVVLTDQHEDPNGMATSFPFPQLHARLTPPGPDSSLGHYDDYLWLLLVHEYVHVLHLDHTEGLPALGNRIFGPLFSPNGYQPGWIVEGVATRHESQLSGKGRNRSARVDMLLRTQLIDEERGRGELWPLGRMNAGPTEWPGPGLLWIYGGRVWESILQESGEAATARMTTDYAGRVLPFAYNLSAEATTGVGMEEHYETWRRKETARHLERLAEVEARGRREGRRLTRLGRVVGSPRPMGDGSVLFQASNGEDFPGVYRWSPRTREALRLRRQSGLSDLAPAPHGETLLYLAREDHQTFQFTTDLFVAPLGEEGTALQPEGLRLTAGMRATHLAVSPAGDRVAWIAQRRGEMAVYLASLHLPPPAAAEGSAPVVRLGPPRRIFARPGTPLDRIVFCPEGDHLALALHPLGGSWDVGLLSLPPDAEGEARESAAPDAGPVGEDALQLLAASPEDEIHPAFSPDHRFLIYSADREGIFDLFALPLEAPLSVPRRLTRVRTGAFEPRYFPDGESLAYIGYTREGYDIYRLPLDAEALAALAPEEDAPPAAPGPPARPSRFVSRPRVHPVRPYRPLATLRPHYWIPSLGGDALGATLGVVTGGADVVGKHAWGASIWLGTTSLEPGYSLAYRHAGSVPSLEVSSHSYLGLAASTPRPAGRLYFQQRVSGLSLSLSLEDAHYDRFQGLGLNLDLRRLAVLEAVPGPWAGELPYLLPESIWLNQLSFSWTASTIHAFAESISAEEGVRLTVQAGLSSRLLGSASDSLDLTLYLFAFQPLPFARRHVLAFRGRASVTLGGGSGRSRYLLGGPGLQDPFQAALIGGSLPLTVLRGYPSGAFAGDALLATSSEYRFPIWEIDRGKGFLPLFLRRITGALFLDVGTADDLPGVFQGGTPGVGVGAELRLELTVGYLLPLQLRLGLARGLTGAGVTEPFAGLGGVF from the coding sequence GTGCCCCTCCTCGCCCACCTGCGCCGCGGCGCCCTCCTCCTCCTGCTGGCCACGGCGCTGCTGCTGCCGGGCACCCCGGCCGAGGGCGCCCCGGATCCGCGGCTGGTCTGGCGGACCCTCGAGACGCCGCACTTCCTGATCCACTTCCCCGACGGCGCCTACGCGCAGGCGGTCGCGGCCGCCGAGCGGCTGGAGGAGGCGCACCGCCAGCTGGTCCCCCTCCTGAACCACCGCCCCGCGCGGCGCACCGAGGTGGTCCTCACCGATCAGCACGAGGACCCCAACGGGATGGCGACCTCCTTCCCCTTCCCCCAGCTCCACGCCCGGCTCACGCCGCCGGGCCCCGACAGCAGCCTCGGCCACTACGACGACTACCTCTGGCTGCTGCTGGTGCACGAGTACGTGCACGTCCTCCACCTCGATCACACCGAGGGGCTGCCGGCCCTGGGCAACCGGATCTTCGGGCCCCTCTTCTCCCCCAACGGCTACCAGCCCGGCTGGATCGTCGAGGGGGTCGCCACCCGCCACGAGAGCCAGCTCTCGGGCAAGGGCCGCAACCGCAGCGCCCGGGTGGACATGCTCCTGCGGACCCAGCTCATCGACGAGGAGCGCGGGCGAGGCGAGCTCTGGCCCCTCGGGCGGATGAACGCCGGCCCCACCGAGTGGCCCGGGCCGGGCCTGCTCTGGATCTACGGAGGCCGGGTCTGGGAGTCGATCCTCCAGGAGTCCGGCGAGGCGGCCACGGCACGGATGACCACCGACTACGCCGGGCGGGTGCTGCCCTTCGCCTACAACCTCTCGGCCGAGGCCACCACCGGGGTCGGGATGGAGGAGCACTACGAGACCTGGCGGCGCAAGGAGACCGCGCGGCACCTCGAGCGGCTCGCGGAGGTCGAGGCCCGGGGGCGCCGGGAGGGCCGCCGCCTGACCCGGCTGGGCCGGGTCGTGGGCTCGCCGCGCCCGATGGGGGACGGCAGCGTGCTCTTCCAGGCCTCGAACGGCGAGGACTTCCCGGGGGTCTACCGCTGGAGCCCCCGGACCCGCGAGGCCCTCCGCCTGCGCCGGCAGTCGGGGCTCTCGGACCTCGCGCCCGCGCCCCACGGCGAGACCCTCCTCTACCTGGCGCGGGAGGATCATCAGACCTTCCAGTTCACCACCGATCTCTTCGTCGCCCCCCTCGGCGAGGAGGGCACGGCGCTGCAGCCCGAGGGGCTCCGCCTCACCGCCGGGATGAGGGCCACGCACCTGGCCGTCTCGCCGGCGGGCGACCGGGTCGCCTGGATCGCCCAGCGGCGAGGCGAGATGGCGGTCTACCTGGCGAGCCTGCACCTGCCGCCCCCGGCGGCGGCCGAGGGCAGCGCCCCGGTGGTTCGACTCGGCCCCCCTCGCCGGATCTTCGCGCGCCCGGGGACCCCCCTCGACCGGATCGTCTTCTGTCCGGAGGGGGATCACCTCGCCCTCGCCCTCCACCCCCTCGGCGGCAGCTGGGACGTGGGCCTCCTCTCCCTCCCGCCCGACGCCGAGGGCGAGGCCCGGGAGTCCGCCGCGCCGGACGCCGGGCCGGTCGGCGAGGATGCCCTGCAGCTCCTCGCCGCGAGCCCCGAGGACGAGATCCACCCGGCCTTCTCCCCCGACCACCGCTTCCTGATCTACAGCGCGGATCGGGAGGGCATCTTCGACCTCTTCGCCCTCCCCCTCGAGGCGCCCCTCTCGGTCCCCCGCCGCCTCACCCGGGTGCGCACCGGCGCCTTCGAGCCCCGCTACTTCCCGGACGGCGAGAGCCTGGCCTACATCGGCTACACCCGGGAGGGCTACGACATCTACCGCCTCCCGCTCGACGCCGAGGCCCTGGCCGCGCTCGCCCCCGAGGAGGACGCGCCACCGGCGGCCCCCGGCCCCCCGGCGCGGCCGAGCCGCTTCGTCTCCCGGCCCCGGGTCCACCCCGTGCGGCCCTACCGGCCCCTGGCCACCCTGCGCCCGCACTACTGGATCCCCAGCCTCGGCGGGGACGCCCTCGGCGCCACCCTCGGCGTGGTCACCGGCGGCGCCGACGTCGTCGGCAAGCACGCCTGGGGCGCCTCGATCTGGCTGGGCACCACGAGCCTCGAGCCGGGCTACTCCCTCGCCTACCGCCACGCCGGCTCGGTGCCCTCCCTCGAGGTCTCCTCCCACTCCTACCTCGGCCTCGCCGCGAGCACGCCCCGCCCCGCCGGCCGCCTCTACTTCCAGCAGCGGGTCAGCGGGCTCTCCCTCTCCCTCTCCCTCGAGGACGCCCACTACGATCGCTTCCAGGGCCTGGGCCTGAACCTCGACCTGCGCCGCCTCGCGGTGCTGGAGGCGGTCCCCGGCCCCTGGGCGGGCGAGCTCCCCTACCTCCTGCCCGAGAGCATCTGGCTCAACCAGCTCTCCTTCAGCTGGACCGCCTCCACGATCCACGCCTTCGCCGAGAGCATCTCCGCCGAGGAGGGGGTGCGCCTCACCGTGCAGGCGGGCCTCTCTTCCCGCCTGCTCGGCTCGGCCAGCGACTCCCTCGACCTGACCCTCTACCTCTTCGCCTTCCAGCCCCTGCCCTTCGCCCGCCGCCACGTCCTGGCCTTCCGGGGGCGGGCGAGCGTCACCCTCGGCGGCGGCAGCGGGCGCAGCCGCTACCTCCTGGGCGGCCCGGGCCTCCAGGACCCCTTCCAGGCCGCGCTGATCGGGGGCTCCCTGCCCCTGACGGTGCTGCGCGGCTACCCCTCGGGGGCCTTCGCCGGCGACGCCCTGCTGGCCACCAGCAGCGAGTACCGCTTCCCGATCTGGGAGATCGATCGCGGCAAGGGCTTCCTCCCCCTCTTCCTGCGGCGGATCACCGGCGCCCTCTTCCTCGACGTGGGCACCGCCGACGATCTCCCGGGGGTCTTCCAGGGCGGCACCCCGGGGGTCGGGGTGGGCGCCGAGCTGCGCCTGGAGCTGACGGTGGGCTACCTCCTGCCCCTGCAGCTGCGCCTGGGGCTGGCCCGCGGCCTGACCGGCGCGGGGGTCACCGAACCCTTCGCCGGGCTCGGAGGCGTGTTCTGA
- the mutS gene encoding DNA mismatch repair protein MutS — MARSSTPIEEKPREPVPVDRTPEDLQRTGKLTPMLQQYLELKATHQDCLLLFRLGDFYECFFQDAVQASEILDITLTARGKGEDRFPMAGIPHHASRGYIARLIEAGRKVAIADQVEDAAEAKGLVKRDVVRVITPGVVLDEDVLEGSDERLLGTVVPAGSAGEGFALALLEISTGALRATELPGRQALAEELARCGARELLLAPELCAGSREEGPSPLERLAADALREATLAPGADAHFGPKRARKELEEHFGVASLEGFGVPAGKAGEPLCRAVAAALRYVEATQKRKATHVDRLTVYSPEGGLTLDATSRANLEVVRTLRDGKRKGSLLGLIDRTVSAVGGRTLTAWLLHPLGEIPAIDARLDAVAHLHASGGLREELQAHLTGLPDLERVLARLSLGQGSGRDLKAVERALERLPALAAALAGDELPLALRECGEELGALDALHAHLAAALVDEMPATLTEGGIFRKGYNPDLDEILELGRSGKQYLLDLETRERERTGIGSLKVRYNRVFGYYIEIGRAKAQEVPADYVRRQTMKNNERFITEELQQYEAKVLSADERRKALERELFEALREEVVSQGGVIGRIARRLGRLDALLSLARVAVEQRWVRPVVDTSRDLVVEGGRHPVIEDALRQMGGEAYVPGDLRLDDEHTLLVITGPNMAGKSTVMRKAAILTLLAQAGSFVPARSARVGLTDRIFTRVGASDDLSRGQSTFMVEMNQTAAILHHATDRSLVILDEIGRGTSTFDGLSIAWAVAEHLHDVSGARTLFATHYHELADLAKERPRVANYTMAVREWNEKVIFLRTLIPGAASRSYGIQVARLAGLPREVLERAAAILAGLEASELDSLGRPAFAHGDREPQGRGQLALFGAAPRAPSEVEKLLAEIDPDALTPREAQGLLYRLVELLSKAT, encoded by the coding sequence ATGGCCCGCAGCAGCACGCCCATCGAAGAGAAGCCCCGGGAGCCGGTGCCGGTCGATCGGACCCCCGAGGACCTGCAGCGGACGGGGAAGCTCACCCCGATGCTCCAGCAGTACCTGGAGCTGAAGGCGACCCACCAGGACTGCCTGCTCCTCTTCCGCCTGGGCGACTTCTACGAGTGCTTCTTCCAGGACGCGGTGCAGGCCTCCGAGATCCTGGACATCACCCTGACCGCCCGGGGCAAGGGGGAGGACCGCTTCCCCATGGCGGGCATCCCCCACCACGCCTCCCGGGGGTACATCGCCCGGCTGATCGAGGCCGGCCGCAAGGTCGCCATCGCCGACCAGGTCGAGGACGCCGCCGAGGCCAAGGGCCTGGTGAAGCGCGACGTGGTGCGGGTGATCACGCCGGGGGTGGTGCTCGACGAGGACGTCCTGGAGGGCAGCGACGAGCGGCTCCTGGGGACGGTCGTCCCGGCCGGCAGCGCCGGCGAGGGCTTCGCCCTGGCCCTGCTGGAGATCTCCACCGGCGCCCTGCGCGCCACCGAGCTGCCCGGCCGGCAGGCCCTCGCCGAGGAGCTCGCCCGCTGCGGCGCCCGCGAGCTCCTCCTGGCGCCGGAGCTCTGCGCCGGGTCCCGGGAGGAGGGGCCCTCGCCCCTCGAGCGCCTGGCCGCGGACGCCCTGCGGGAGGCCACCCTCGCCCCCGGCGCCGACGCCCACTTCGGTCCGAAGCGGGCCCGCAAGGAGCTCGAGGAGCACTTCGGGGTGGCCTCGCTGGAGGGCTTCGGCGTACCCGCGGGCAAGGCGGGGGAGCCCCTCTGCCGGGCGGTGGCCGCGGCCCTGCGCTACGTGGAGGCCACCCAGAAGCGAAAGGCCACCCACGTCGATCGCCTGACGGTCTACTCGCCCGAGGGCGGCCTCACCCTCGACGCCACCAGCCGGGCGAACCTGGAGGTGGTGCGCACCCTGCGGGACGGCAAGCGCAAGGGCTCCCTCCTGGGCCTGATCGATCGCACCGTGAGCGCGGTGGGGGGGCGGACCCTCACCGCCTGGCTGCTCCACCCCCTGGGAGAGATCCCGGCCATCGACGCCCGCCTCGACGCGGTCGCCCACCTCCACGCCTCCGGCGGGCTGCGGGAGGAGCTGCAGGCCCACCTCACCGGCCTGCCGGATCTCGAGCGGGTGCTCGCCCGCCTCTCCCTCGGCCAGGGCAGCGGGCGGGATCTGAAGGCCGTGGAGCGCGCCCTCGAGCGCCTGCCCGCCCTGGCGGCGGCCCTCGCCGGGGACGAGCTGCCCCTGGCCCTGCGGGAGTGCGGGGAAGAGCTGGGCGCCCTCGACGCGCTCCACGCCCACCTCGCCGCGGCGCTGGTGGACGAGATGCCGGCCACCCTCACCGAGGGCGGGATCTTCCGGAAGGGCTACAACCCCGATCTCGACGAGATCCTGGAGCTGGGCCGCAGCGGGAAGCAGTACCTCCTCGATCTGGAGACCCGCGAGCGGGAGCGCACCGGCATCGGCTCGCTGAAGGTCCGCTACAACCGGGTCTTCGGCTACTACATCGAGATCGGCCGGGCGAAGGCACAGGAGGTCCCCGCGGACTACGTGCGCCGCCAGACGATGAAGAACAACGAGCGCTTCATCACCGAGGAGCTGCAGCAGTACGAGGCGAAGGTCCTCTCGGCGGACGAGCGCCGCAAGGCCCTGGAGCGGGAGCTCTTCGAGGCGCTGCGCGAGGAGGTGGTGTCGCAGGGTGGGGTGATCGGCCGGATCGCCCGGCGCCTCGGCCGCCTCGACGCGCTCCTCTCCCTCGCCCGGGTCGCGGTCGAGCAGCGCTGGGTGCGCCCGGTGGTGGACACCTCCCGGGACCTGGTGGTCGAGGGGGGGCGGCACCCGGTCATCGAGGACGCCCTGCGGCAGATGGGGGGCGAGGCCTACGTCCCCGGCGATCTGCGCCTCGACGACGAGCACACCCTCCTGGTGATCACGGGCCCCAACATGGCGGGCAAGTCGACCGTCATGCGCAAGGCGGCCATCCTCACCCTCCTGGCGCAGGCGGGCTCCTTCGTCCCGGCGCGCTCCGCCCGGGTGGGGCTGACCGACCGGATCTTCACCCGGGTGGGGGCGAGCGACGATCTCTCCCGCGGGCAGTCGACCTTCATGGTCGAGATGAACCAGACCGCGGCCATCCTCCACCACGCGACGGATCGCTCCCTGGTGATCCTCGACGAGATCGGCCGGGGGACCTCGACCTTCGACGGCCTCTCCATCGCCTGGGCCGTGGCCGAGCACCTCCACGACGTCTCGGGGGCCCGGACCCTCTTCGCGACGCACTACCACGAGCTCGCCGACCTCGCGAAGGAGCGGCCGCGGGTGGCGAACTACACGATGGCCGTGCGGGAGTGGAACGAGAAGGTGATCTTCCTGCGCACCCTGATCCCGGGCGCGGCCAGCCGCTCCTACGGGATCCAGGTGGCCCGCCTGGCGGGGCTGCCCCGGGAGGTCCTCGAGCGGGCCGCCGCGATCCTCGCCGGCCTCGAGGCCTCGGAGCTCGACAGCCTGGGCCGCCCGGCCTTCGCCCACGGTGACCGGGAGCCGCAGGGCAGGGGACAGCTGGCCCTCTTTGGCGCGGCGCCGCGAGCCCCCTCCGAGGTCGAGAAGCTCCTGGCCGAGATCGACCCCGACGCGCTGACGCCGCGGGAGGCCCAGGGGCTGCTCTACCGCCTCGTCGAGCTCCTCTCGAAGGCGACGTAA
- a CDS encoding L-threonylcarbamoyladenylate synthase — MLEIDRDRPNHRRIAQAVELLREGKLVAYPTDVNYGIGCDLHSKRAVERLRGLRGLDAKKRLTFLCEDLSQASRYARIDDVAFKLMRRLTPGPYTFILEATREVPKVVATKQKSVGVRIVESAAVLAMVQQLGHPVLNTTAADVDGAPLGDPRLLRDELGHGIDLILDCGLNLLESTTVVDLQGEQPEVIRVGAGPVEDL, encoded by the coding sequence ATGCTCGAGATCGATCGGGACCGCCCCAACCACCGCAGGATCGCCCAGGCGGTCGAGCTGCTCCGGGAGGGGAAGCTGGTGGCTTACCCCACCGACGTGAACTACGGCATCGGCTGCGACCTGCACTCGAAGCGAGCCGTCGAGCGCCTGCGGGGTCTGCGGGGCCTCGACGCCAAGAAGCGCCTGACCTTCCTCTGCGAGGACCTCTCGCAGGCCTCGCGCTACGCCCGCATCGACGACGTCGCCTTCAAGCTGATGCGGAGGCTCACCCCCGGCCCCTACACCTTCATCCTCGAGGCCACCCGCGAGGTGCCCAAGGTGGTCGCGACCAAGCAGAAGTCGGTCGGGGTGCGGATCGTCGAGTCCGCGGCCGTCCTGGCGATGGTGCAGCAGCTCGGCCACCCGGTGCTCAACACCACCGCGGCGGACGTCGACGGCGCGCCCCTCGGTGATCCCCGCCTGCTGCGCGACGAGCTCGGGCACGGGATCGATCTGATTCTGGACTGTGGCCTCAACCTCCTGGAGAGCACCACCGTGGTGGATCTCCAGGGGGAGCAGCCGGAGGTGATCCGGGTGGGGGCTGGCCCCGTGGAGGATCTCTAG
- the xerD gene encoding site-specific tyrosine recombinase XerD: protein MDLLLDRYLAFIRMEKGLSQNTIEAYARDLGRYLERLAESGIEAPAAVRREQILDHLRSLHQAGLSPRSQARALAAIRTFHRYLVRERVCENDPTADLTTPRTVKRLPNFLTLEEVDRLLQAPPVTTPAGARDRAMLEVLYAAGLRVSELCGLEVEDANLEVGFVLVRGKGDKERVVPLGRSAISWLHRYLDGPREEILRGRTCRSLFPSNRARAMTRQAFWKNIKKYARVAGIEKEISPHKLRHSFATHLLEGGADLRSVQSMLGHADLATTEIYTHVDSERLRRLYEEHHPRA from the coding sequence ATGGACCTGCTGTTGGACCGCTATCTCGCCTTCATCCGCATGGAGAAGGGCCTCTCGCAGAACACGATCGAGGCCTACGCCCGGGATCTCGGCCGCTACCTCGAGCGGCTCGCGGAGTCCGGCATCGAGGCCCCCGCGGCCGTCCGCCGGGAGCAGATCCTCGACCACCTGCGCTCCCTCCACCAGGCCGGGCTCTCGCCGCGCTCGCAGGCGCGGGCGCTGGCGGCCATCCGCACCTTTCACCGCTACCTGGTGCGGGAGCGGGTCTGCGAGAACGACCCCACCGCGGATCTGACCACCCCCCGGACGGTCAAGCGGCTGCCCAACTTCCTGACCCTCGAGGAGGTGGACCGGCTGCTCCAGGCCCCCCCGGTGACCACCCCGGCCGGCGCCCGGGACCGGGCGATGCTCGAGGTGCTCTACGCCGCGGGCCTGCGGGTGAGCGAGCTCTGTGGCCTCGAGGTCGAGGACGCGAACCTCGAGGTGGGCTTCGTCCTGGTCCGGGGCAAGGGCGACAAGGAGCGGGTCGTCCCGCTGGGGCGCTCGGCCATCTCCTGGCTGCACCGCTACCTCGACGGCCCCCGGGAGGAGATCCTGCGCGGCCGCACCTGCCGCAGCCTCTTCCCCTCCAACCGGGCGAGGGCGATGACCCGCCAGGCCTTCTGGAAGAACATCAAGAAGTACGCCCGGGTCGCCGGCATCGAGAAGGAGATCAGCCCGCACAAGCTGCGCCACTCCTTCGCCACCCACCTGCTGGAGGGTGGGGCGGACCTGCGCTCGGTGCAGTCCATGCTCGGCCACGCGGATCTGGCGACCACCGAGATCTACACCCACGTGGACAGCGAGCGGCTGCGCCGCCTCTACGAAGAGCACCACCCCCGGGCCTAG